TTCGCGAATGGCGTCATCCGGCGATATCCGAAAGCGCCGGTGACGATTTCGATTCAGAAGACGCGCCATGCGCTTCTCGTCTGGGTTCCCGGTGCGAAACCGAAGAACGCGTCTCGATCCCGAAAAATACGGGTTTCTGCAATTTCGTGACCGGCGGGATGGAACTCGCTGCTGCGATTGTGGGCAGAATCGGGAAGGGCGCGGCAATTCCCTCGATCACCGATGTTGCACGCGGCGATTCCATCGCCCAGGCGACATCTCTCCTGTCTTGTCGTGCTGAAGATCGTTTTCGGCTTGGAATTAGCCGCTTCGTTCGCTCGATTCGGCAGCGGTGCGAAGTGCAGTAACGGCAAACCCGGCAGCCGCGGTATCGAAGCAACAAATCGCGGGTCAAATGGAACCAACCAAAAACAGCATTGTAAAACAATTACTTGCAGCGAAATCTTGATCGCGGTTGCGTGTTATTTGTGCAACACCCATCCAAAAACGGCCTGACTCACCCCGTTCTGAGCGGTTCCTTTGTTGCGTGTGCAGAAGTGTTCGGTAATTGTGTCGATGCGACGGAGGGGGGCATCCCGAGGTCGTCCCATTAGGTGGTTCGCTTAAGTCCCTCGCGTTGATGCGGGAGTGTCCGAAGGCGCGAAGCGACTAAGCGGGTTTTAAGGGACAAGGGAACCAACCTTAGGGTGTTACACCCGGCGGATCCGGAACCTTCCCTACAGAGCAACTTGGAGGTTAACATGAAGATGGTTAAGAGCCTTATCCTCGGCTCAGCGGCGGGTCTGATCGCCGTGAGTGGAGCTCAGGCAGCCGATCTTCCCGTCAAGGCCAAAGCGGTCGAGTACGTGAAGATCTGCTCCCTGTACGGTGCCGGTTTCTACTACATTCCGGGTACCGATACCTGCATCAAGCTGGGTGGCTACCTGCGCGTCGAAACCGCGCTGGGCACCAACGGCGTCTACGGCGCCGCGACCGGTAACCCCGCTGGCGCACACACCCGCTACAGCAACTACACCATCTCTCGCTCCCGCGAAGACTTCAACATCGATACGCGCACCGCGACCGAATACGGCGTCGTCCGCACCTATTTCGATGCGACCTTCAGCTGGACCGGGGCTACTGGCGCTGCTCCTGGCTTCACCGGTTCGAACACGACGCCGGCCAGCTCGACGTATTCGGGTGACGGCGTCGCTGCCGGTACGCTCGGCATGTACTATGCGTTCATCCAGTTCGCTGGCTTCACGATGGGTAAGGCCGTCTCGCAGTTCAGCGCTCCCTGGGTCAACTATCCCGGCAACAACTTCGACCAGCTGGTCGGCGGCGGCGGCTCGGTGACCGGTGTCAACCAGTTCACCTACACCGCCCAGTTCGGCAACGGCGTGTCGGCGGCGCTTTCGGCGCAGGACCAGACGGCGTACACCCAGGCTGGCGTTCTGAACCTGACCGGCGCAACCGCGGCCGGCATGATCGGTGGCGTCAACGGCCTCAACAACTACGGCGGCACGCGCTCTCCCGACCTCATCGGCATGATCCGCGTCGATCAGGCTTGGGGTCTGTTCCAGGCGTCGGTGGCGTTCCACGACAACCATACCGGCTACTACGGTTCCAACGAGACCACTGGTCATCCCAACGACAAGTGGGGCTTCGCGGTCGCGGGTGCATTGTCGATCAAGAACATCCCGACTGGTCCGGGTGACACGATCAACTTGCAGGCGGTGTATACCGACGGCGCAACCCGCTACAACATCCAGGATCTTTCTCCGAATAGCTACTCGATCTATGGTAGCACCGGCCTGGCTGGCGCGTACGGGAGCCTCGGCTTTGCCAACGCTCCTGATACCGTCTACACCGGCACTTCGGGGCTTAATGGCTCGAGCCAAGAGACCGTCAAGACTTGGGGCTTCCGTGGCGCCTACACCCACAACTGGGATCCCTACTGGAACACCGCGATCTACGGTGCGTATGCTCACGTAGACTACGGTACCAACGGCACCGCGGTCGTCTGCGCGAACGCGGTTGCGTTGCTCGGCCTGGTTGGGACCTGCAACCCGGACTTCAACGTCGCGCAGCTGGGCTTGATCACCCGCTGGACTCCGGTCAAGGGTCTGACCTTCTCGGGCGACCTCACCTGGGTCAATCTCGACCAGAAGTACTCGGGCACGGTTGTAGCCCCGCTCAACGCGGCCAAGCCGGCAGCTGTGTACGAGCTGAAGGATCAGAACAGCGTCACCTTGCTGCTCCGCGCTCAGCGCAACTGGTAATACCAGTCTAACGACACTCTAAAAGAACCCCCGGCGGTTACCCGCCGGGGGTTTTTCTTTGCTCAGGATCAAGCAGCGTGGCGGCGCCCGGGATAGGCTTGCATCACGATTCGAAGCGGGACGTTTGCCAGGGCCGCCGGTGCTTTCTCCAGGGCGATCCATCAGGGAGGTCAATGATGCGCAATTTTTTCCTGGCGACCGTCGCTGTCGGCACGATGGCTTCAATCGGCATGACGCCGTCGCCGGTACAGGCCCGGGATTATCCGTTCTGCATCAAGGGCGACATTTACGACAGTCCGGTCGGCGATTGCAGCTTCGATACCTATCAGCAGTGTCTGGCGACGGCCTCGGGCCGTCTCGCTTACTGCGACGTGAATCCGTTCTATGCCTACCCGAACCGCGGTTACCCGAAGAAGCCGGGCGTCACTGATCCGAGGAAGCGCAACAGGCTGTATTGATCAGCCATCGGCCGCGTGACGATCCGGAATCGGGGGCTTACTCGACGGTAGCGCCGCGGTGCAGGTCGGCCTCGATCTGTAGCCGCGTCCCGCCGCCGAACCGCGTGCGATAGACCTGCAAATTCTCCATGATCCGCTGCACGTAATTGCGGGTCTCGGAGAACGGGATTTGTTCGACCCAGTCGATGGCATCGACCTTGGGATCGCGCGGATCGCCGTAACGCTCGACCCATTTCTTGACGCTGCCGCGGCCGGCATTGTAGGCCGCGAAGGTCATGATGTAGGAGCCGCGGTAATCCTCGAGCAGCCCGCCGAGTTCGGCGGCGCCGAGGGTGGCGTTGTAGGCCGAATCGCTCTTCAGCCGGCCGAGGTCGTAGGTGGCGCCGTGCCGCTTGCAGACATAGCGGGCTGCATCCGGCGTCACCTGCATCAGCCCATAGGCTTGCGCCGGGGAGACGACGGCCGGATTGAAGGCGCTTTCCTGCCGGGCGATGGCGTAGATGATGCTCCGCTCGACCTCCGGCCCGATCGGCTTGAACGACGGGATTCCGGTCACCGGATAGGCGTAGAAATCAAACGGCAGGCCGCGGTTGAGCGCGGCCTTGCCGAGCAGCAGCATGCCGCGCGCGTCGCCGTTGCGCGACGCCAACTCGCCGAGCCCCACCAGCGCGTCGGGATCGCCGTTTTCGCCCATGTCGCCGAAGATCGGGATCGCGATTTCGCGCTCGTCCAGCTCATAGAGCAGTTGCACCGCGCGGACGATCTCCAGCCTTTCGATTCCGCGCGAGCGGCCGGCTTGGGCGCCGTTCAACTCGATCTGCGGCAATCCCAGCTTGGCGCGCGCCAGCTGGCCATAGTAGCTGGTCGATTGTTCGGCTGCCCTGGTGTAGGCCGCGCGGGCCTCCTGGGCGCGGCCGGCGGCCTCGGCGGCGCGGCCCTGCCAGTAGCCGGCGCGCGCCAGCGCGGTCGGGTTGACGCTGCCGACGCCGATCCGCGCAAAGTGCTGTGCCGCGGTCGCCGGGTCGGTCAGAAAGCGCAGCGCGATCCAGCCCGCGGTGAATTCCTGCTCGGTCTTGTAGATGTCGCGGGTGGGGAGTGCTGCGTCGCGTGCGATCAGGTAGGCGGTGCGGCGCTCGCCGACGTCGAGCATCTTGCGCGCCAGCAGCCGGCGTTCGATCCACCACTCGTCGAGATTGTGCAGCCGGCCCGGGTCCTTCGGCGCGCCGAGCATGAGCTGCGCCGCCTCGGCGAATTTCTCCTGGCGGCGGAGCAGCTGGATCTTGTTGAAGACATAGCCGGGATCGCCGTGCAGTTCGTGCGGAACCGCGTCGAGCAGGGCCTTGGTGTTGGCGGCCTTCTTGTAGGCTGCGATGCGCGCCTTTGCCAACGCCATCTGATTGGCGCCGAGCCGCCTGGCGGCGCGCAGCGCTGCTTCATGCTCGCTGCCGTAGAGCAGGAAATCCATCCGCGCCTTGTGATCGCCCGGCGTGATCAGAGCGCCGAACAGGTCGAGCGCCGTGCTCTCGGTCTCCTCGGACATGGAATCGTGTCGCCACGCACTGCGCACCAGCCGCTCGGCATTGGCGCGGTCGCCGCGCGCGATCATCGCGCGCGCCAGCGAGAACTTGCCCTTGGCCGATAGCGGCGATTCGCTTTCGAACCATGCCCATACCGTTGCGTCGTCGCGACGGTCGTCCCACAGCGCCGCCTCGATCCGCCGGCGCAGGAAGGTCTGCGAGGGCCAGCTTGGGTTGGCCGAGATGAATGCGCGATAGCGCTCGACCGACGCGCCGTTATTATCGCTGCGCAGGATGATCCATTCCGCGAGCTTCTTCGCCACCGGGTCCGAAATCGCCGCCTGAACCTGGGTCGCGTCGCCCGGTTTGTGCTTGCGCACCAGTTCGATGACGTTTTCCAGCGCCTCGGTATCGGCCTGCGAGGTCGATGTCGTCGCTGCGACCGCGGCCGGCGTCACCGGTCTGCGCGCCGGCGGCGGCATGGCCGAGTGCCGGCGGGGCGTGGGCGCCAGAGCGGGCGCGGCGGGAGCAGGGGCCGCAACCGGGACGGCGTTCTTGGCGGCGGCAGAGGCTGTATTCTTGGCGGCCGTGTTGGGGATGACGTTGCGCGCGATCGGCCGCGGCTTCGGCAATGGAACTTTGGGCTTGGCTGCCGCTTCCACCGCAAAGGCCGACAATCCCAAGGCTAGCGCCAGGCTTGTCGCCAATGCCGTCGATCGCAATACGGCTGCGCGGGCGGATTGGGTCACGGCGTTCCCTAACGGCGAATCATTCAATCGCTGAGGCTCTAGGTCTATTTGATTGAATATGTGGACAAAATACTAATTGCGGCGGTAGCTGCCGTTGTCTGCGCCAGCACCGCGGCAAAATCGCGGCTGGGGTAGGACCAGAGCGGCCCTTTCGCGGGAACGCCAGACCCGATATGAATTGGTCTCTATCGCCGGTAAAACGGCCAGCAACGCGCGTTCGGAGGAAGTCCATGGCAGCCAAGACGAATTTCAGGGGCTCATTCACCGCCTTGGTCACGCCATTCAAGAACGGCTCGCTCGATGAGGCGGCCTTCCGCGGGTTGGTGAGCTGGCAGATCGATCAGGGTTCACACGGTCTCGTTCCCGTCGGTACGACCGGAGAAAGCCCGACACTCAGCCATGACGAGCATCACAGGGTGGTCGAGTTGTGTATCGACGAGGCGAAGGGACGCGTGCCGGTTATAGCCGGCGCGGGCTCGAATTCCACGCGCGAGGCGATCGATCTGGCTGTCCATGCCGAGAAGGCTGGCGCCGATGCAGTGCTGGTGGTGACGCCATATTACAACAAGCCCACCCAGGAAGGTATGTATCAGCACTTCAAGGCGGTGAATGACGCAATCGGCATCCCGATCATCATCTACAACATCCCGCCGCGCTCCGTCGTCGATATGTCGGTGGAGACCATGACCCGGTTGTTCGAGTTGAAGAATATCGCCGGCGTCAAGGACGCCACCGCCAATCTTGCCCGCGTGTCGCAGCAGCGCCACGCGATGGGACCGGATTTTATCCAGCTTTCCGGCGAGGACATGACGGCACTGGCCTATATGGCGGCGGGCGGACACGGTTGCATCTCGGTCGTCGCCAATGTGGCGCCGAAGCTGTGCGCCGACCTGATGTCCGCCGTCCTGAAGGGCGATTACGCCACCGGACTGAAGATTCAGGACCGGTTGGTGCCGCTGCATGATGCCATCTTCAAGGAACCGGGCCTCGCTGGAGCCAAGCATGGCCTTAAGCTGCTTGGGCGGCTGGACGAAGAAGTGCGCCTGCCGCTGATGACGGTGACGCCGCCAACCGGCAAGGTCATCCGCGACGCAATGGTGCATGCGGGCCTGATCAACTGAGTCTTCGACGTTACCGCCAAGAATCTGGCCGCCAAGAATCTGACCGCCATGAGTCTTCCGGTTCGCGAAGCTGAAGAGAAGGGGCTGCAGATGCTCAAGGAATTTCGTGAATTCGCAATGAAGGGCAACGTCGTCGACCTCGCGGTCGGCGTCATCATCGGCGCGGCCTTCGGCGGCATCGTGACCTCGCTGGTCGGCGACATCATCATGCCGATCATTGGCGCGGTCACCGGCGGCCTCGACTTTTCCAACTACTTCACCGGCCTGTCGAAGGCCGTCACCGCGACCAATCTGGCGGATGCGAAAAAGCAGGGCGCGGTGCTGGCCTGGGGCAGTTTCCTGACGCTGACCTTGAATTTCATCATCATCGCCTTCGTGCTGTTCATGGTCATTCGCGCCATGAACACGCTGAAGCGCAAGGATGAAGCGGCGCCGGCGCCGCCAAAGCCAACCCGTCAGGAAGAGCTGCTTACCGAGATCCGCGATCTGCTCAAAAAGTCTTGACGTGCGCAGGCTCGCACCGAGTGCTATCGGTGCCCGTTCAAGTTAGATTACAAGGCATTTTTTCGTAATGGCCGAGAAGAACGAGCGGGCGATCAAGGTCGTCGCCGAAAATCGCAAGGCCCGGTTCAACTATGCCATCGAGGACACGGTTGAGGCCGGCATTGCGCTGACCGGCACCGAGGTCAAGTCGCTCCGCAGCGGCAAGTCCACCATCGCGGAATCCTATGCGGACACCAAGGACGGCGAGATCTGGCTGATCAACGCCAATATTCCGGAATACCTGCAGGCCAACCGCTTCAACCACGAGCCGAAGCGGCCGCGCAAGCTGCTGCTGCACAGGAAGCAGATCAACAAGCTGATGGGCGCGGTCGACCGCGAAGGCATGACGCTGATTCCGCTGAAGCTCTATT
The genomic region above belongs to Bradyrhizobium sediminis and contains:
- a CDS encoding lytic transglycosylase domain-containing protein, whose translation is MTQSARAAVLRSTALATSLALALGLSAFAVEAAAKPKVPLPKPRPIARNVIPNTAAKNTASAAAKNAVPVAAPAPAAPALAPTPRRHSAMPPPARRPVTPAAVAATTSTSQADTEALENVIELVRKHKPGDATQVQAAISDPVAKKLAEWIILRSDNNGASVERYRAFISANPSWPSQTFLRRRIEAALWDDRRDDATVWAWFESESPLSAKGKFSLARAMIARGDRANAERLVRSAWRHDSMSEETESTALDLFGALITPGDHKARMDFLLYGSEHEAALRAARRLGANQMALAKARIAAYKKAANTKALLDAVPHELHGDPGYVFNKIQLLRRQEKFAEAAQLMLGAPKDPGRLHNLDEWWIERRLLARKMLDVGERRTAYLIARDAALPTRDIYKTEQEFTAGWIALRFLTDPATAAQHFARIGVGSVNPTALARAGYWQGRAAEAAGRAQEARAAYTRAAEQSTSYYGQLARAKLGLPQIELNGAQAGRSRGIERLEIVRAVQLLYELDEREIAIPIFGDMGENGDPDALVGLGELASRNGDARGMLLLGKAALNRGLPFDFYAYPVTGIPSFKPIGPEVERSIIYAIARQESAFNPAVVSPAQAYGLMQVTPDAARYVCKRHGATYDLGRLKSDSAYNATLGAAELGGLLEDYRGSYIMTFAAYNAGRGSVKKWVERYGDPRDPKVDAIDWVEQIPFSETRNYVQRIMENLQVYRTRFGGGTRLQIEADLHRGATVE
- a CDS encoding porin, which encodes MKMVKSLILGSAAGLIAVSGAQAADLPVKAKAVEYVKICSLYGAGFYYIPGTDTCIKLGGYLRVETALGTNGVYGAATGNPAGAHTRYSNYTISRSREDFNIDTRTATEYGVVRTYFDATFSWTGATGAAPGFTGSNTTPASSTYSGDGVAAGTLGMYYAFIQFAGFTMGKAVSQFSAPWVNYPGNNFDQLVGGGGSVTGVNQFTYTAQFGNGVSAALSAQDQTAYTQAGVLNLTGATAAGMIGGVNGLNNYGGTRSPDLIGMIRVDQAWGLFQASVAFHDNHTGYYGSNETTGHPNDKWGFAVAGALSIKNIPTGPGDTINLQAVYTDGATRYNIQDLSPNSYSIYGSTGLAGAYGSLGFANAPDTVYTGTSGLNGSSQETVKTWGFRGAYTHNWDPYWNTAIYGAYAHVDYGTNGTAVVCANAVALLGLVGTCNPDFNVAQLGLITRWTPVKGLTFSGDLTWVNLDQKYSGTVVAPLNAAKPAAVYELKDQNSVTLLLRAQRNW
- the smpB gene encoding SsrA-binding protein SmpB, which translates into the protein MAEKNERAIKVVAENRKARFNYAIEDTVEAGIALTGTEVKSLRSGKSTIAESYADTKDGEIWLINANIPEYLQANRFNHEPKRPRKLLLHRKQINKLMGAVDREGMTLIPLKLYFNERGRAKLLLAIAKGKKLHDKRESEKKRDWSREKGRLLRARG
- the dapA gene encoding 4-hydroxy-tetrahydrodipicolinate synthase, which produces MAAKTNFRGSFTALVTPFKNGSLDEAAFRGLVSWQIDQGSHGLVPVGTTGESPTLSHDEHHRVVELCIDEAKGRVPVIAGAGSNSTREAIDLAVHAEKAGADAVLVVTPYYNKPTQEGMYQHFKAVNDAIGIPIIIYNIPPRSVVDMSVETMTRLFELKNIAGVKDATANLARVSQQRHAMGPDFIQLSGEDMTALAYMAAGGHGCISVVANVAPKLCADLMSAVLKGDYATGLKIQDRLVPLHDAIFKEPGLAGAKHGLKLLGRLDEEVRLPLMTVTPPTGKVIRDAMVHAGLIN
- a CDS encoding DUF3551 domain-containing protein; amino-acid sequence: MRNFFLATVAVGTMASIGMTPSPVQARDYPFCIKGDIYDSPVGDCSFDTYQQCLATASGRLAYCDVNPFYAYPNRGYPKKPGVTDPRKRNRLY
- the mscL gene encoding large conductance mechanosensitive channel protein MscL, with product MLKEFREFAMKGNVVDLAVGVIIGAAFGGIVTSLVGDIIMPIIGAVTGGLDFSNYFTGLSKAVTATNLADAKKQGAVLAWGSFLTLTLNFIIIAFVLFMVIRAMNTLKRKDEAAPAPPKPTRQEELLTEIRDLLKKS